In Streptomyces sp. NBC_01439, the following are encoded in one genomic region:
- a CDS encoding OsmC family peroxiredoxin, translating into MGTTRTASTVWKGSLIEGAGEVTLASSGVGSYPVSWPARAGQPEGVTSPEEFIAAAHASCYCMALSHGLSEAGTAPESLETQAEVTFEPGTGITGIALTVRGSVPGLSAEDFAAAAEEARRNCPVSQALGGVPITLASARLG; encoded by the coding sequence ATGGGCACCACTCGTACCGCGTCCACCGTGTGGAAGGGATCGCTGATCGAAGGGGCAGGCGAGGTGACGCTGGCGTCGTCCGGCGTCGGCTCGTACCCGGTGTCGTGGCCCGCCCGCGCCGGGCAGCCGGAGGGGGTGACCAGTCCCGAGGAGTTCATCGCTGCGGCGCATGCCTCCTGTTACTGCATGGCGCTCTCGCACGGGCTGTCCGAGGCGGGTACGGCGCCCGAGTCGCTGGAGACGCAGGCAGAGGTGACCTTCGAGCCGGGTACCGGGATCACCGGCATCGCATTGACCGTACGCGGATCCGTGCCGGGCCTGTCGGCGGAGGACTTCGCGGCGGCGGCCGAGGAGGCCCGGCGCAACTGCCCCGTCAGCCAGGCGCTCGGCGGCGTTCCCATCACCCTGGCCTCCGCCCGGCTGGGCTGA
- the acs gene encoding acetate--CoA ligase has translation MRNESLANLLKEERRFAPPADLAAAANVTEAAYAQADADRLGFWAEQARRLTWATEPTETLDWTNPPFAKWFADGKLNVAYNCVDRHVEAGNGDRVAIHFEGEPGDSRSITYAELKDEVSKAANALTELGVEAGDRVAVYLPMIPEAVVAMLACARVGAAHSVVFGGFSAVAVASRIQDADAKLVITADGGYRRGKPTALKPAIDEAVAKCPQVEHVLVVRRTGQDTAFAEGRDLWWHEVVGRQSAEHTPQPFDAEHPLFILYTSGTTGKPKGILHTSGGYLTQAAYTHHAVFDLKPETDVYWCTADIGWVTGHSYIVYGPLANGATQVMYEGTPDTPHQGRFWEVVQKYGVTILYTAPTAIRTFMKWGDDIPAKFDLSSLRVLGSVGEPINPEAWIWYRKHIGGDRCPIVDTWWQTETGAMMISPLPGVTATKPGSAQRALPGISATVVDDEAHEVPNGGGGYLVLTEPWPSMLRTIWGDDQRFIDTYWSRFEGKYFAGDGAKKDDDGDIWLLGRVDDVMLVSGHNISTTEVESALVSHPSVAEAAVVGANDETTGQAIVAFVILRGSASETEHLVADLRNHVGSTLGPIAKPKRILPVQELPKTRSGKIMRRLLRDVAENRAVGDVTTLADSSVMDLIQTKLPSPQHRQGN, from the coding sequence TTGAGGAACGAGAGCCTGGCCAATCTGCTCAAGGAGGAGCGGCGGTTCGCACCGCCCGCCGATCTGGCCGCCGCCGCCAACGTGACCGAGGCTGCGTATGCACAGGCCGACGCGGACCGGCTGGGCTTCTGGGCCGAGCAGGCCCGGCGGCTGACCTGGGCCACCGAGCCGACCGAGACGCTCGACTGGACGAACCCGCCCTTCGCGAAGTGGTTCGCGGACGGCAAGCTCAACGTCGCGTACAACTGCGTGGACCGCCACGTCGAGGCCGGCAACGGCGACCGCGTCGCCATCCACTTCGAGGGCGAGCCCGGCGACAGCCGCTCGATCACCTACGCCGAGCTCAAGGACGAGGTCTCCAAGGCCGCCAACGCCCTGACCGAGCTGGGTGTCGAGGCCGGTGACCGCGTCGCCGTCTACCTGCCGATGATCCCCGAGGCGGTCGTCGCGATGCTCGCGTGCGCCCGTGTCGGTGCCGCGCACTCCGTGGTCTTCGGCGGTTTCTCCGCCGTCGCCGTCGCCTCCCGCATCCAGGACGCCGACGCCAAGCTGGTCATCACCGCTGACGGCGGCTACCGCCGCGGCAAGCCCACCGCCTTGAAGCCCGCCATCGACGAGGCCGTCGCCAAGTGTCCGCAGGTCGAGCACGTGCTCGTCGTACGCCGCACCGGCCAGGACACCGCGTTCGCCGAGGGCCGCGACCTCTGGTGGCACGAGGTGGTCGGCCGGCAGTCCGCCGAGCACACCCCGCAGCCGTTCGATGCCGAGCACCCGCTCTTCATCCTCTACACCTCGGGGACCACGGGTAAGCCGAAGGGCATCCTGCACACCTCCGGCGGCTACCTCACGCAGGCCGCGTACACCCACCACGCGGTCTTCGACCTGAAGCCGGAGACCGACGTCTACTGGTGCACCGCCGACATCGGCTGGGTGACCGGGCACTCCTACATCGTCTACGGGCCGCTCGCGAACGGCGCCACCCAGGTGATGTACGAGGGCACGCCCGACACCCCGCACCAGGGCCGGTTCTGGGAGGTCGTCCAGAAGTACGGCGTCACCATCCTCTACACCGCGCCCACGGCGATCCGTACGTTCATGAAGTGGGGCGACGACATCCCCGCGAAGTTCGACCTGTCGAGCCTGCGCGTGCTGGGCTCGGTCGGCGAGCCGATCAACCCCGAGGCCTGGATCTGGTACCGCAAGCACATCGGTGGCGACCGCTGCCCGATCGTGGACACCTGGTGGCAGACCGAGACCGGCGCGATGATGATCTCCCCGCTGCCGGGCGTCACCGCCACCAAGCCGGGCTCCGCTCAGCGCGCCCTGCCCGGAATCTCCGCCACCGTCGTGGACGACGAGGCGCACGAGGTCCCCAACGGCGGGGGTGGCTACCTGGTCCTCACCGAGCCGTGGCCGTCGATGCTGCGCACCATCTGGGGCGACGACCAGCGGTTCATCGACACCTACTGGTCGCGCTTCGAGGGCAAGTACTTCGCGGGTGACGGCGCCAAGAAGGACGACGACGGCGACATCTGGCTGCTCGGCCGGGTCGACGACGTGATGCTGGTGTCCGGCCACAACATCTCCACCACCGAGGTCGAGTCGGCCCTCGTCTCGCACCCCTCGGTCGCCGAGGCCGCCGTGGTCGGCGCCAACGACGAGACCACCGGGCAGGCCATCGTCGCCTTCGTCATCCTGCGCGGCAGCGCCTCCGAGACCGAGCACCTGGTCGCGGACCTGCGCAACCACGTGGGCAGCACGCTGGGTCCGATCGCCAAGCCCAAGCGGATCCTGCCGGTCCAGGAGCTGCCGAAGACGCGCTCGGGCAAGATCATGCGCCGTCTGCTGCGCGACGTGGCGGAGAACCGCGCGGTCGGTGACGTCACCACGCTCGCCGACTCCTCGGTCATGGACCTGATCCAGACCAAGCTGCCCTCCCCCCAGCACAGACAAGGCAACTGA
- a CDS encoding GNAT family N-acetyltransferase, whose product MPTHALYAAKPIASHTVPWTYEHAATQTTTRPATLADYDAVNQLHNRSSLASRFARYQSARRDLRFAEWSHLTNPDRASSWVSHPRHSPHDVVATMNLVRTTDSSTAELGLLIEDGWQGRGLGTALAAQARATARNLGCSSLVIVTGADNVRMLKIMRGLGATPARTGGTTLAFSLPVA is encoded by the coding sequence GTGCCCACCCACGCCCTCTACGCTGCCAAACCCATCGCCTCGCACACCGTGCCCTGGACCTATGAGCACGCTGCTACCCAGACGACCACGAGACCCGCCACACTCGCCGACTACGACGCCGTCAACCAGCTTCACAACCGCAGCTCCCTGGCATCGCGCTTCGCCCGATACCAGAGCGCCCGCCGCGACCTTCGCTTCGCAGAGTGGAGCCACCTCACCAACCCGGACCGGGCCAGCTCATGGGTCTCCCACCCGCGGCACAGCCCCCACGACGTCGTGGCCACGATGAACCTTGTCCGCACCACGGACTCCAGCACGGCCGAGCTCGGCCTTCTCATCGAAGACGGCTGGCAGGGGCGCGGGCTCGGAACGGCACTCGCAGCGCAGGCACGCGCGACGGCCCGGAACCTCGGATGCTCCTCCCTGGTCATCGTGACGGGTGCGGACAACGTTCGAATGCTCAAGATCATGCGCGGGCTCGGAGCCACACCCGCTCGGACGGGCGGCACAACCCTCGCCTTCTCCCTCCCGGTGGCGTGA
- a CDS encoding IS630 family transposase, whose translation MAPPVKVRRLTEQEGRKLQQTVRRGSTTSVRFRRAMMLLASAGGSTVPVIARLVQADEDTVRDVIHRFNEIGLACLNPQWAGGRPRLLSSDDEDFVIQTATTRPTVLGKPFTRWSVRKLVDHLRRNIARPVRIGREALRCLLARRRITFQRTKTWKESPDPAFDAKLARIEYAVNERPDRTFAFDEFGPLGIRPIAGSCGAEQGRPHRLPATYRRTHGITYFHGCYSVGDDKLWGVNHRRKGIDHIWAALRSIRAARPDGGPIYVILDNLSAHLNWKIRRWAARNKVELCFTPTYASWANPIEAHFGPLRQFTLANSHHPNHTVQIRALHAYLRWRNQNARHPDVLAAQRRERARIRSERGLRWGGRPLPAAA comes from the coding sequence ATGGCACCACCGGTCAAGGTCCGGAGGCTGACGGAGCAGGAGGGGCGGAAGCTTCAGCAGACTGTGCGGCGGGGCAGCACGACCTCGGTGCGGTTTCGGCGGGCGATGATGCTTCTGGCCTCGGCCGGCGGCAGCACGGTCCCGGTGATCGCCCGGCTGGTCCAGGCGGACGAGGACACCGTCCGGGACGTGATCCACCGCTTCAACGAGATCGGGCTCGCATGCCTCAACCCTCAGTGGGCGGGAGGCCGTCCTCGCCTGCTGAGCAGTGACGACGAGGACTTCGTCATCCAGACGGCCACCACCCGGCCCACCGTGCTGGGCAAGCCCTTCACCCGCTGGTCGGTCCGCAAACTGGTCGATCACCTCCGCAGGAACATAGCCCGGCCCGTCCGGATCGGCCGCGAGGCCCTGCGGTGCTTACTGGCCCGCCGCAGGATCACCTTCCAGCGGACGAAGACCTGGAAGGAATCCCCGGACCCGGCCTTCGACGCCAAGCTCGCCCGGATCGAGTACGCGGTCAACGAGCGTCCGGACCGCACGTTCGCCTTCGACGAGTTCGGGCCTCTCGGCATCCGCCCCATCGCCGGCTCCTGCGGGGCCGAACAGGGCCGCCCCCACCGGCTGCCTGCCACCTACCGCCGCACCCACGGCATCACCTACTTCCACGGTTGCTACTCCGTCGGCGACGACAAGCTGTGGGGCGTCAACCATAGACGCAAAGGCATCGACCACATCTGGGCCGCTCTGCGGTCGATCCGAGCAGCCCGCCCGGACGGCGGCCCGATCTACGTGATCCTCGACAACCTCTCCGCCCACCTGAACTGGAAGATCCGCAGGTGGGCGGCCAGGAACAAGGTCGAGCTGTGCTTCACACCCACCTACGCATCCTGGGCCAACCCCATCGAGGCTCACTTCGGGCCGCTGCGGCAGTTCACCCTCGCCAACTCCCACCATCCGAACCACACCGTCCAGATCCGGGCCCTGCACGCCTACCTGCGCTGGCGCAACCAGAACGCCCGCCACCCCGACGTCCTGGCCGCCCAACGACGCGAACGCGCACGCATCCGCAGCGAACGAGGTCTCCGCTGGGGCGGCAGGCCACTGCCGGCCGCAGCCTGA
- a CDS encoding SMI1/KNR4 family protein produces MPSALERLQALLGEPEEAWGWPRREVWEASEQHLGVTLPADYKAFMAVYGPGTLDGYLHLDRPTGPMAPAELEDFWSLEAWRDARGGWEDLYPFPFHPDPGGLIRWGHDEHNSEYYFLASDPDPGNWEIVVGSECAEWYRTSGTFTDFLMRCFDGLDRAPFMDRAWPGGDARYEPFDM; encoded by the coding sequence ATGCCATCGGCATTGGAACGCCTCCAGGCACTGCTCGGGGAGCCGGAGGAGGCGTGGGGCTGGCCGCGCCGAGAGGTCTGGGAGGCCTCCGAACAGCACCTCGGTGTCACGCTGCCCGCGGACTACAAGGCCTTCATGGCCGTGTACGGGCCCGGAACCCTCGACGGGTACCTCCACCTCGACCGGCCGACTGGTCCCATGGCCCCTGCCGAACTCGAAGACTTCTGGTCCCTGGAGGCCTGGCGCGATGCACGGGGAGGGTGGGAGGACCTCTACCCCTTCCCCTTCCACCCCGACCCTGGTGGGCTCATCCGCTGGGGCCACGACGAGCACAACAGCGAGTACTACTTCCTGGCCAGCGACCCAGATCCGGGCAACTGGGAGATCGTGGTCGGCAGCGAATGCGCGGAGTGGTACCGCACCAGCGGCACTTTCACCGACTTCCTGATGCGCTGCTTCGACGGCCTCGACCGGGCGCCGTTCATGGACCGCGCCTGGCCCGGAGGCGACGCCCGCTACGAACCCTTCGACATGTAG
- a CDS encoding DEAD/DEAH box helicase, whose translation MERTLDPEVLASALGEYRVGGVLPSAADLLAAMTELEVAAFRGEREIEDETLATAWFLHGLAALDPDTPGYDAVRVRQAFATSAHLMDLALGDDRRPAVERLQIAFAAQAGYRRSEQDPNATAVYRQISSLIDFTGELRLHIGTLAVEAGVVFLSFDRPELGRALRAWRRQLRGVRAVMRRESLTGTMYGPAEAVVEAVFRLYQFLGFGEEQDLLSAQRLLMDVMTETAGRGDRLARWVAAHLFQLSGEMSASSLYQLLPPGTPPAVARSFALSRPPVMTLWPPQRQLLKLERGNPLDPATSRSLISVPTSAGKTLMAQLVICSHLAQRPGRVVYVSPMRSLGREMRSALRGRLRVLGRRLAAEQPEFPLGAWASSAESDGADVEIVTPERLMHMIRNNPGEALADVGLVVVDEAHHLGQGRRGFVLESLLALLQARSDVRLVLLSAAVGNKGDIASWLDPQRPEREVYFTDTWRGPRRMHGLMYPNLMAEQAELAERLPTAKHASPVLATVPVETLLAVRPTASSTIARLTTGEVGTRRFAGAAGRWTARTRLPGGIADYKIFAAGAAELTASGSVLMVVGTRREARDAALAIADRLPERSEATALTDYLADTLGEEHPLVRCTRHGVAYHHGALPEDVLHAIEGALRRDDLLAIASTSTLTDGVNLPVRTVIVHHKVDGDPLTYDGQRALSPAELLNAIGRAGRAGRESEGWIFLTRPYPPHPTEFDILNPDPEQLRVVSTLLTSDALADLAAAEDTLRQDADGVFALADGVAADFASFVWLVLHLHAASPAPQGGPLDILDSLFALSQTGNGRTTNRWLSIADQVAAVFETTDPGPAGRWAGTGTSLGSARYLDWLGKHLAVLLNRDVVDDATRTTGGGWRSEPAEWPLQRTLDFLTEHQVFDRLLEHLPEVTKTWSFKDKETRGTQMNVPVAPALREWISGTAIPDLARSWQPDIPAAWALEQAVRNISTAFGHALSWTVGALINLVNTSPDLSPDAPRLNQHTAWHIRHGVDTEQALTLLTSGVTSRRIAHLLGHDAARLRHRSADLRRWTAQHHIDGWAQQYGASDYEIQDLLDYVRTPSDPINRLLDDRATTTPLTRLVPGTPDGPVDVARPSERHPTIRIDRDQHQVATVPADRHLDVLAMLESGLDLDHRLHDGQLVTTRRSR comes from the coding sequence GTGGAGCGCACTCTAGACCCGGAGGTGCTCGCATCTGCGCTCGGCGAGTACCGGGTGGGCGGGGTGCTGCCCAGCGCCGCGGACCTGCTGGCGGCGATGACCGAGTTGGAGGTCGCCGCGTTCCGCGGTGAGCGGGAGATTGAGGACGAGACGCTCGCCACCGCATGGTTTCTGCACGGCCTCGCCGCACTGGACCCGGATACTCCCGGCTACGACGCGGTACGTGTGCGACAGGCCTTCGCCACCAGCGCGCACCTGATGGACCTCGCCCTCGGTGACGACCGGCGTCCGGCGGTCGAACGGCTCCAGATCGCCTTCGCCGCGCAGGCCGGATACCGGCGCAGCGAGCAGGACCCGAACGCCACCGCCGTCTACAGACAGATCAGCTCTCTGATCGACTTCACCGGTGAACTCCGCCTGCACATCGGCACCCTCGCGGTGGAGGCTGGCGTGGTCTTTCTCAGCTTCGATCGGCCGGAGCTGGGCCGGGCGCTACGGGCGTGGCGGCGGCAACTGCGCGGGGTACGGGCAGTGATGCGCCGCGAGTCCCTCACGGGGACCATGTATGGGCCCGCGGAGGCCGTCGTTGAGGCGGTCTTCCGTCTGTACCAGTTCCTGGGGTTCGGCGAGGAGCAGGATCTGCTGTCCGCTCAGCGGCTGCTCATGGACGTGATGACGGAGACGGCCGGCCGTGGTGACCGGCTGGCGCGGTGGGTTGCCGCGCACCTGTTCCAGCTGAGCGGGGAGATGTCGGCCAGCAGCCTGTACCAGCTACTTCCTCCGGGTACTCCCCCGGCCGTGGCGCGGAGCTTCGCGTTGTCGAGGCCGCCGGTGATGACGCTCTGGCCGCCGCAGCGCCAGCTCCTGAAGCTGGAGCGCGGCAACCCGCTCGATCCGGCGACGTCACGCAGCCTGATCAGCGTGCCGACCAGTGCGGGCAAGACACTGATGGCTCAGCTGGTGATCTGCTCGCACCTGGCGCAGCGCCCCGGGCGCGTGGTGTACGTGTCGCCGATGCGCAGTCTCGGGCGTGAGATGCGCTCGGCCCTGCGAGGCCGACTGCGGGTGCTCGGGCGGCGCTTGGCCGCGGAGCAGCCGGAGTTCCCACTGGGCGCGTGGGCCTCGTCAGCCGAGTCGGACGGTGCGGACGTGGAGATCGTCACCCCCGAGCGGCTCATGCACATGATCCGCAACAACCCCGGCGAGGCGCTGGCCGATGTCGGGCTAGTCGTCGTCGACGAGGCCCACCACCTGGGCCAGGGCAGGCGCGGCTTCGTGCTGGAGAGCCTGCTCGCGCTGCTGCAGGCCCGCAGCGACGTCCGGCTGGTGCTGCTGTCCGCGGCCGTCGGCAACAAGGGCGACATCGCCTCGTGGCTCGACCCGCAGCGCCCCGAGCGGGAGGTCTACTTCACCGACACTTGGCGAGGCCCGCGCCGAATGCACGGCCTCATGTACCCGAACCTGATGGCTGAGCAGGCCGAGCTGGCGGAGCGGCTGCCGACGGCGAAGCATGCCTCGCCGGTGCTCGCCACCGTACCGGTCGAGACCCTTCTCGCCGTCCGGCCGACCGCCTCCTCAACCATCGCCCGGCTGACCACCGGCGAGGTGGGAACGCGGCGCTTCGCCGGCGCCGCAGGGCGGTGGACTGCCCGGACTCGCCTTCCGGGCGGGATCGCCGACTACAAGATCTTCGCCGCCGGCGCCGCGGAGCTCACCGCCTCCGGCAGCGTCCTAATGGTCGTCGGCACCAGGCGCGAGGCCCGTGACGCGGCGCTCGCCATCGCCGACCGCCTGCCCGAGCGATCCGAGGCCACGGCCCTGACCGACTATCTCGCCGACACCCTCGGCGAGGAGCACCCACTGGTGCGCTGCACCCGGCACGGCGTCGCCTACCACCATGGCGCCCTGCCCGAGGACGTCCTGCATGCCATCGAGGGCGCTCTGCGCCGCGACGATCTCCTGGCGATCGCCAGCACCAGCACCCTCACCGACGGCGTCAACCTGCCCGTGCGCACCGTCATCGTCCACCACAAGGTCGACGGCGACCCGCTCACCTACGACGGCCAGCGCGCCCTATCCCCTGCCGAACTCCTCAACGCCATCGGCCGCGCCGGGCGGGCCGGCCGGGAAAGCGAGGGCTGGATCTTCCTGACACGCCCCTACCCGCCCCACCCCACCGAGTTCGACATCCTCAACCCCGACCCGGAGCAGCTGCGCGTCGTCTCCACACTGCTAACCAGCGATGCCCTGGCCGATCTCGCCGCCGCCGAGGACACCCTTCGGCAGGACGCCGACGGCGTCTTCGCGCTGGCCGACGGCGTCGCCGCGGACTTCGCCTCCTTCGTCTGGCTCGTACTGCATCTCCACGCTGCCTCGCCGGCGCCGCAGGGGGGACCCCTCGACATCCTGGACTCGCTGTTCGCCCTGTCCCAGACCGGTAACGGGCGGACCACCAACCGGTGGCTCTCAATCGCGGACCAGGTCGCGGCAGTGTTCGAGACCACCGACCCCGGCCCGGCCGGCAGGTGGGCTGGAACCGGCACCAGCCTGGGGTCGGCCCGCTACCTCGACTGGCTCGGAAAGCACCTTGCCGTGCTGCTCAACCGGGATGTTGTGGACGACGCCACCCGAACCACCGGCGGCGGCTGGCGCTCTGAACCGGCGGAATGGCCGCTGCAGCGCACCCTCGACTTCCTCACCGAGCACCAGGTCTTCGACCGCTTGCTCGAGCATCTCCCGGAGGTCACCAAGACCTGGAGCTTCAAGGACAAGGAAACCCGGGGCACGCAGATGAACGTCCCGGTCGCCCCTGCCCTCCGCGAGTGGATCTCCGGCACCGCGATCCCCGACCTCGCCCGCTCCTGGCAGCCTGACATTCCGGCTGCGTGGGCGCTCGAACAGGCGGTACGCAATATCAGCACCGCCTTCGGGCACGCCCTGAGCTGGACCGTCGGCGCCTTGATCAACCTGGTCAACACCAGCCCCGATCTCTCCCCCGACGCGCCCAGGCTGAACCAGCACACGGCCTGGCACATCCGGCACGGCGTCGACACCGAACAGGCCCTGACCCTACTTACCTCCGGCGTCACCTCCAGGCGCATCGCGCACCTCCTCGGCCACGACGCCGCCCGTCTCAGGCACCGGTCGGCCGACCTCCGGCGGTGGACCGCCCAACACCACATCGACGGCTGGGCGCAGCAGTACGGGGCGAGCGACTACGAAATCCAGGACCTCCTCGACTACGTCCGCACTCCTTCCGACCCGATCAACCGGCTCCTCGACGACCGCGCCACTACCACTCCGCTGACCCGGCTGGTACCGGGAACGCCCGACGGGCCGGTCGACGTCGCACGACCCAGCGAACGCCACCCGACCATCCGCATCGACCGCGACCAGCACCAGGTGGCGACCGTGCCTGCCGACCGCCACCTCGACGTCCTTGCGATGCTCGAGAGTGGCCTCGACCTCGACCACCGCCTCCACGACGGGCAACTCGTCACCACCCGCCGCAGCCGGTAG
- the exaC gene encoding acetaldehyde dehydrogenase ExaC, whose protein sequence is MARYAAPGTEGALMSYASRYDHFIGGEYVPPARGRYFENPSPVNGRVFTEVARGTAEDVERALDAAHAAAPAWGRTSVAERSSILLRIADRTEQHLEALAVAETWENGKPVRETLAADLPLAVDQFRYFAGALRAQEGALSQIDDDTVAYHFHEPLGVVGQIIPWNFPILMAVWKLAPALAAGNTVVLKPAEQTPASVHYWLGLVADLLPPGVVNIVNGFGEEAGKPLASSPRVAKIAFTGETATGRLIMQYAAEHLKPVTLELGGKSPNLFFDDIWSTDDDLRDKALEGFTMFALNQGEVCTSPSRALIERGRYGDFLDAAVARTELIVSGHPLDTDTMIGAQASEEQLKKVLSYVEIGQREGAKILTGGERRELEGDLAGGFYVQPTIFEGDNRMRIFQEEIFGPVVSVTSFQDFDDALRIANDTAYGLGAGIWTRDINTAYRAGRAIQAGRVWTNCYHAYPAHAAFGGYKQSGIGRETHKMMLEHYQQTKNVYCSYSPKAVGFF, encoded by the coding sequence ATGGCCCGCTACGCTGCGCCCGGAACCGAGGGGGCGCTCATGTCGTACGCGTCCCGCTACGACCACTTCATCGGCGGCGAGTACGTTCCGCCCGCCCGCGGCCGGTACTTCGAGAATCCTTCCCCCGTCAACGGCCGGGTCTTCACGGAGGTCGCCCGGGGCACGGCCGAGGACGTGGAGCGGGCGCTGGACGCGGCCCACGCGGCGGCGCCCGCGTGGGGGCGTACGTCGGTCGCCGAGCGGTCGTCGATCCTGCTGCGCATCGCGGACCGGACGGAGCAGCACCTGGAGGCCCTCGCGGTCGCGGAGACCTGGGAGAACGGCAAGCCGGTGCGGGAGACCCTGGCGGCCGACCTCCCCCTGGCCGTGGACCAGTTCCGGTACTTCGCGGGCGCCCTGCGGGCGCAGGAAGGCGCACTGAGCCAGATCGACGACGACACCGTCGCCTACCACTTCCACGAACCGCTGGGCGTGGTCGGACAGATCATCCCGTGGAACTTCCCGATCCTGATGGCGGTGTGGAAGCTGGCCCCGGCGCTGGCGGCGGGCAACACCGTGGTCCTCAAGCCGGCCGAGCAGACCCCAGCCTCCGTCCACTACTGGCTGGGTCTGGTGGCGGACCTGCTGCCGCCGGGCGTGGTCAACATCGTCAACGGCTTCGGGGAGGAGGCGGGCAAACCCCTCGCGTCCAGTCCTCGGGTGGCGAAGATCGCCTTCACCGGGGAGACCGCCACCGGTCGGCTGATCATGCAGTACGCGGCCGAGCACCTGAAGCCGGTCACCCTGGAACTCGGCGGCAAGAGCCCGAACCTCTTCTTCGACGACATCTGGTCCACGGACGACGACCTGCGCGACAAGGCCTTGGAGGGTTTCACCATGTTCGCCCTCAACCAGGGCGAGGTGTGCACGAGCCCGTCGCGTGCGCTGATCGAGCGGGGCAGGTACGGGGACTTCCTCGACGCGGCGGTGGCCCGTACCGAACTGATCGTGTCGGGGCACCCGTTGGACACGGACACGATGATCGGGGCGCAGGCCTCGGAGGAGCAGCTGAAGAAGGTCCTGTCGTACGTGGAGATCGGCCAGCGGGAGGGCGCGAAGATCCTCACGGGCGGCGAGCGCCGGGAACTGGAAGGCGATCTCGCGGGCGGCTTCTACGTCCAACCCACCATCTTCGAGGGCGACAACCGCATGCGGATCTTCCAGGAGGAGATCTTCGGGCCGGTGGTGTCGGTGACCTCGTTCCAGGACTTCGACGATGCCCTACGGATCGCGAACGACACGGCGTACGGCCTGGGCGCGGGCATCTGGACGCGGGACATCAACACCGCCTACCGCGCGGGCCGCGCGATCCAGGCGGGCCGCGTCTGGACGAACTGCTACCACGCGTACCCGGCACACGCTGCATTCGGCGGATACAAGCAGTCGGGCATCGGCCGCGAGACCCACAAGATGATGCTGGAGCACTACCAGCAGACGAAGAACGTTTATTGCAGCTATTCCCCGAAAGCAGTTGGGTTCTTCTAG